In a single window of the Rhopalosiphum padi isolate XX-2018 chromosome 1, ASM2088224v1, whole genome shotgun sequence genome:
- the LOC132918158 gene encoding host cell factor 1 isoform X1 → MLLNTERTDKMEVKLEVVPSTPVLKWKKILDPIGPQPRPRHGHRAVAIKDLLIVFGGGNEGIVDELHVYNAANNQWFIPQTSGDIPPGCAAYGLVVDNTRLLIFGGMVEYGKYSNELYELQASRWHWSKLQPRPPLYHMSPCPRLGHSFTLIGNKVYLFGGLANDSNDPKNNIPRYLNDLYTLDISSPDALAWDIPETVGDFPPPRESHTAVAYTDSRGKCKLIIYGGMSGCRLGDLWTLDIDTMSWNRPIVLGPKPLPRSLHTAVTIKNRMFVFGGWVPFVEEVKLPIHEKEWKCTNQLACLNLETMTWEELNMDMNEDNMPRARAGHCAANIQTRMYVWSGRDGYRKAWNNQVCCKDLWYLEVDKPQKCAKNQLVRASTNALEIVWNSVPTADAYILQIQKYDQPADTAAPTPPTMIDYSLLPFLTPELAKKNTDNDDCQILPTTSTKAGSPAKPNQIIQIIPQGSTVNSSSLVKDQQFTPVIAQASGNMKIKTVQSTNVTPSLPQNFKAVSPVTPKTPAFVSSPSMDMLSDAAMHTLAAAASATQKIKTTVVVSKQSELPKPVIKTSSAPFKIVQTQRSIKNVMSPVNTTVPQQQAVRITGPALQTSVAGTVLKTGSNVFGKQVIFQKPGGSQSNFVTLVKTSQGNLIQGIPGKMIGTTTPNKNMQPSVLKFINPPINQQSSPIKSNQTMKTVPLKTVGARLPVSANKPTIVIQKGNSNRSASPQIIIVTTGSNLRGIQTFSASQANMTNRTSVSNAPVQMVMVSSGGNTPTGSKPITITMAGAGNRKMVTLGKSNLTGMTIGGKPVTLQMVSGQNNMAILTSNSGGNVVQLKNTNIVNSPSTPRSTAMNSKVPSSVKVSTDLPASTESALTQLAVEAGIIDSSNKSTNNMEESTDYCKDDLENLIREEGIESLDVDMNSVEDASSVID, encoded by the coding sequence ATGTTGTTGAACACTGAACGTACAGATAAAATGGAGGTAAAGCTAGAAGTTGTGCCTTCAACTCCAGTATTAAAATGGAAGAAAATTCTTGATCCCATTGGACCTCAACCGAGGCCTCGACATGGGCACAGAGCAGTTGCTATTAAAGatcttttaattgtttttggtGGCGGAAATGAGGGAATAGTAGACGAATTACATGTTTACAATGCAGCCAATAACCAATGGTTTATACCTCAGACTTCTGGTGATATACCACCTGGGTGTGCTGCATATGGTTTAGTTGTTGATAATACTAGATTACTAATTTTTGGAGGTATGGTTGAGTAtggaaaatattcaaatgaacTTTATGAACTTCAAGCAAGTCGATGGCATTGGAGTAAACTTCAACCTAGACCTCCTCTTTATCATATGTCACCTTGTCCACGACTTGGTCATAGTTTCACATTGATAGGTAATAAAGTTTACCTATTTGGAGGATTAGCTAATGATAGCAATGacccaaaaaataatataccacgTTATTTAAATGATCTATATACATTAGATATATCTTCACCTGACGCCTTAGCCTGGGATATACCAGAAACCGTAGGTGATTTTCCACCTCCTCGAGAATCCCACACAGCAGTAGCTTATACTGACTCAAGAGGAAAATGTAAACTTATCATTTATGGTGGTATGAGCGGGTGTCGACTAGGAGATCTTTGGACATTAGATATAGATACTATGTCATGGAATAGACCTATTGTTTTGGGTCCTAAGCCTTTACCAAGGTCTTTGCATACAGCTGtgacaataaaaaatagaatgttTGTTTTTGGTGGTTGGGTTCCATTTGTTGAAGAAGTCAAGTTACCTATACATGAAAAAGAATGGAAATGTACAAATCAATTAGcttgtttaaatttagaaacaaTGACGTGGGAAGAATTGAATATGGATATGAATGAAGATAATATGCCTAGAGCTAGAGCGGGTCATTGTGCTGCAAATATACAAACAAGAATGTATGTATGGTCTGGTCGAGATGGATATAGAAAAGCATGGAATAATCAGGTTTGTTGTAAAGATTTGTGGTATTTGGAAGTGGACAAACCACAGAAGTGTGCCAAAAATCAGTTGGTTCGTGCATCTACTAATGCTCTAGAAATTGTATGGAATAGTGTACCAACTGCGGAcgcttatattttacaaattcaaaaatatgatcAGCCAGCTGACACTGCAGCCCCAACTCCACCAACAATGATTGATTATTCATTGCTACCATTCTTGACACCGGAATTGGCTAAGAAAAATACTGACAATGATGATTGTCAAATTTTACCTACTACCAGTACTAAAGCTGGTAGTCCTGCCAAACCAaatcaaattatacaaataattcccCAAGGTTCCACTGTTAATTCCTCTTCTTTAGTTAAAGATCAACAGTTCACTCCTGTTATTGCTCAAGCATCTGGAaacatgaaaattaaaactgttcAAAGCACTAATGTTACACCATCGTTACCACAAAATTTTAAGGCTGTAAGTCCTGTAACACCAAAGACACCTGCATTTGTCAGTTCTCCTTCAATGGATATGTTATCAGATGCTGCTATGCATACTCTTGCCGCTGCTGCATCAGCTACTCAAAAGATCAAAACCACTGTAGTAGTTTCTAAGCAATCAGAACTTCCAAAACCTGTGATTAAGACTTCAAGTGCaccatttaaaattgttcaaacaCAAAggtcaataaaaaatgttatgtcaCCTGTAAACACTACAGTGCCACAACAACAAGCAGTTCGTATAACCGGACCTGCTTTACAGACTTCAGTTGCTGGTACAGTTCTTAAAACTGGATCTAATGTTTTTGGAAAGCAAGTGATTTTTCAAAAGCCTGGTGGTTCACAATCAAATTTTGTTACCTTAGTCAAGACCAGTCAAGGTAATCTCATACAAGGTATTCCAGGAAAGATGATTGGAACAACTacaccaaataaaaatatgcaaccATCTGTTCTAAAGTTTATCAATCCTCCAATAAATCAACAAAGTAGTCCTATCAAATCAAACCAAACTATGAAAACTGTACCATTAAAAACAGTTGGTGCAAGACTACCAGTTTCTGCTAATAAACCAactattgttattcaaaaaggTAACTCAAATAGATCAGCATCACCACAAATCATCATTGTAACAACTGGTTCGAATCTCAGGGGCATACAGACTTTTTCAGCCTCCCAGGCTAATATGACTAATCGCACCAGTGTGAGTAATGCACCTGTTCAGATGGTAATGGTATCATCAGGTGGTAATACACCAACTGGAAGTAAACCTATTACAATTACCATGGCTGGAGCTGGTAATCGTAAAATGGTCACCCTAGGTAAATCAAATTTGACTGGTATGACAATAGGTGGTAAGCCTGTAACCCTTCAAATGGTTAGTGGTCAAAATAATATGGCTATCTTAACTTCAAATTCTGGTGGTAATGTTGTCCAGCTGAAGAAcacaaatattgtaaattcaCCTAGTACACCTAGATCTACTGCAATGAATTCAAAAGTACCGTCCTCTGTCAAAGTATCCACTGATTTACCGGCTAGTACAGAATCTGCTCTTACTCAATTAGCCGTGGAAGCAGGTATCATTGATTCATCTAACAAAAGTACTAACAACATGGAAGAATCAACTGATTATTGCAAAGACGATTTGGAAAATCTGATTCGGGAAGAAGGAATTGAGAGTCTAGATGTTGATATGAACAGTGTGGAGGACGCTTCCAGTGTTATTgactga